The following proteins come from a genomic window of Methylorubrum populi:
- a CDS encoding NUDIX hydrolase encodes MTSWRPPQAIRVKVIGLAWRGDALLAVEVLDDGGRIKGVRPPGGSIAFGETREQALAREFREELGCGVTIAGPWTVFENIYRHEGALGHEIVFAADIRLHDATLYDRDVIRFSEDDGTACTARWLAPAALPDGVALFPDGLAAALASRREPGQHPGYEIRRDAPAD; translated from the coding sequence ATGACGAGTTGGCGTCCGCCTCAAGCGATCCGCGTCAAGGTGATCGGGCTGGCGTGGCGCGGGGACGCGCTGCTGGCCGTCGAGGTCCTCGACGACGGCGGCCGGATCAAGGGCGTGCGTCCGCCGGGCGGCAGCATCGCCTTCGGCGAGACCCGCGAGCAGGCCCTGGCGCGGGAATTCCGGGAGGAGCTCGGCTGCGGCGTGACCATCGCCGGCCCCTGGACGGTGTTCGAGAATATCTACCGCCACGAGGGCGCGCTGGGTCACGAGATCGTCTTCGCCGCCGATATCCGCCTGCACGACGCGACCCTCTACGACCGCGACGTGATCCGTTTCAGCGAGGATGACGGCACGGCCTGCACCGCGCGCTGGCTCGCTCCGGCCGCGCTGCCGGACGGCGTCGCCCTGTTTCCCGACGGGCTCGCGGCGGCGCTGGCCTCGCGCCGAGAGCCGGGGCAGCACCCGGGATACGAGATCCGGCGTGATGCCCCGGCCGATTGA
- a CDS encoding extracellular catalytic domain type 1 short-chain-length polyhydroxyalkanoate depolymerase yields MTDRHNAFFTDMAEATRLTRAGRLGEATALIQRSLGAAGPAPERPQPAEATPHAVPRLEGPAARLDPEAHAADAAHAALIPERLRENIDQMMQGLRTLAPSLRGLVGGNLHAPRPEGVEPEDGQFVERSFSNAAGARDYKLFIPSPRSGRRPLLVMLHGCTQTPDDFAAGTRMNGLAEEEGIYVVYPRQSSRANAQRCWNWFEPGDQGREMGEAGIIAGLVRAVCAEHPIDRSRIYIAGLSAGGAAAANIARAYPDLFAGLGVHSGLAAGCARDLPSALAAMRVGAPGAAEPGGAAGFGAGAVTQALRVPTIVFHGEGDGTVHPRNAEAVLAQAGVEALTPRREGGTGSGHSYTRTRYADETGRVQAEAWSVQGAGHAWSGGSPAGSYTDANGPDASRAMLDFFLSHSLPGARG; encoded by the coding sequence ATGACCGACCGTCACAACGCCTTCTTCACCGACATGGCCGAGGCCACCCGCCTGACCCGGGCCGGACGGCTCGGCGAGGCGACCGCCCTGATCCAGCGCAGCCTCGGGGCCGCGGGACCGGCTCCCGAGAGGCCGCAGCCGGCCGAGGCCACCCCGCACGCAGTCCCGCGGCTCGAAGGCCCGGCGGCCCGGCTCGACCCGGAGGCGCATGCGGCGGACGCGGCCCACGCGGCGCTGATCCCGGAGCGGCTGCGCGAGAACATCGACCAGATGATGCAGGGCCTGCGCACCCTCGCTCCCTCCCTGCGGGGGCTGGTGGGGGGCAACCTGCACGCTCCGAGACCGGAGGGCGTCGAGCCCGAAGACGGCCAGTTCGTCGAGCGCAGCTTCTCCAATGCGGCCGGCGCGCGGGACTACAAGCTGTTCATCCCGAGCCCGCGGAGCGGGCGGCGACCGCTCCTCGTGATGCTGCACGGCTGCACCCAGACGCCGGACGACTTCGCCGCGGGCACGCGCATGAACGGGCTCGCCGAGGAGGAGGGGATCTACGTCGTCTATCCCCGCCAATCGAGCCGGGCCAACGCGCAGCGGTGCTGGAACTGGTTCGAGCCCGGCGACCAGGGCCGGGAAATGGGCGAGGCCGGCATCATCGCCGGGCTCGTCCGTGCGGTCTGCGCCGAGCACCCGATCGACCGCTCCCGCATCTACATCGCCGGCCTCTCGGCGGGCGGGGCGGCGGCGGCCAACATCGCCCGGGCCTATCCCGACCTGTTCGCGGGGCTCGGCGTGCATTCGGGTCTCGCCGCGGGCTGTGCCCGCGACCTGCCCTCGGCGCTGGCGGCGATGCGCGTCGGCGCGCCCGGTGCGGCCGAGCCCGGCGGTGCCGCCGGCTTCGGCGCCGGAGCGGTGACGCAGGCCCTGCGGGTGCCGACCATCGTCTTCCACGGCGAGGGCGACGGCACGGTCCATCCCCGCAACGCCGAGGCGGTGCTGGCCCAGGCCGGGGTCGAGGCGCTGACGCCGCGGCGAGAGGGCGGGACCGGGAGCGGTCACAGCTACACCCGCACCCGCTACGCCGACGAGACCGGCCGGGTGCAGGCCGAGGCGTGGTCGGTGCAGGGCGCGGGCCATGCTTGGTCCGGCGGCAGCCCGGCGGGCAGCTACACCGACGCGAACGGGCCGGATGCCTCGCGGGCGATGCTCGACTTCTTCCTCAGCCACAGCCTGCCGGGCGCACGGGGATAG
- a CDS encoding CopG family transcriptional regulator, whose translation MMDVMQESRPDTPIAFRGGARSGDHEKITVNLGFVDLGHVDLLVSEGVYANRSDFIRTAIRNQIERHADITRQSVARKPIEVGLRRYGRAELETARASGTRLDIRVLGLAVIADDVPADLARAAIASIEVLGSLQASPAVKRALADRLL comes from the coding sequence ATGATGGACGTGATGCAGGAGAGCCGGCCCGATACCCCGATCGCGTTCCGCGGCGGGGCAAGATCCGGCGACCACGAGAAGATCACGGTCAATCTCGGCTTCGTCGATCTCGGGCATGTCGATCTGCTCGTCTCGGAGGGCGTCTACGCCAACCGCAGCGACTTCATCCGCACGGCGATCCGCAACCAGATCGAGCGGCACGCCGACATCACCCGCCAATCGGTGGCCCGCAAACCGATCGAGGTCGGCCTGCGCCGTTACGGCCGGGCCGAACTGGAGACGGCGCGGGCGTCGGGGACACGGCTCGACATCCGCGTCCTCGGCCTCGCCGTGATCGCCGACGACGTTCCCGCCGACCTCGCCAGGGCCGCGATCGCCTCGATCGAAGTGCTCGGCAGCCTCCAGGCAAGCCCCGCGGTGAAGCGGGCGCTGGCCGACCGCCTGCTCTGA
- the dnaQ gene encoding DNA polymerase III subunit epsilon, protein MLREIVLDTETTGTDAKNGDRLIEIGCVELINHVQTGKFYHQLINPQRAVSEGAFAVHGISDAMLADKPVFADVVDAFVAFCGDARLVIHNAPFDVGFLNMEFARLGPAAPKAIPLEDVVDTLLLARRKHPGAANNLDALCNRYGVDTTRRVKHGALLDAQILAEVYVELLGGKQTSLGLSIAEPAGSVAVEALADSGPAGPRPMRSRLTETERLRHGSFVESLGTNAVWREYLEP, encoded by the coding sequence ATGCTGCGCGAGATCGTCCTCGATACCGAGACTACCGGCACGGATGCCAAGAACGGCGACCGACTCATCGAGATCGGCTGCGTCGAGCTGATCAACCACGTCCAGACCGGCAAATTCTATCATCAGCTCATCAACCCGCAGCGGGCGGTGTCCGAGGGGGCATTCGCGGTCCACGGCATCTCGGACGCGATGCTCGCCGACAAGCCGGTCTTCGCCGATGTGGTGGATGCCTTCGTCGCCTTCTGCGGCGATGCGCGGCTGGTGATCCACAACGCGCCCTTCGACGTCGGCTTTCTCAATATGGAGTTCGCCCGGCTCGGGCCCGCCGCCCCGAAGGCGATTCCGTTGGAGGACGTGGTCGACACCCTGCTGCTCGCCCGCCGCAAGCATCCGGGTGCGGCCAACAACCTCGATGCCCTGTGCAACCGCTACGGCGTCGACACCACCCGCCGGGTCAAGCACGGCGCGCTGCTCGACGCGCAGATCCTGGCCGAGGTCTATGTCGAACTGCTGGGCGGCAAGCAGACCAGCCTGGGACTGAGCATCGCCGAGCCGGCCGGAAGCGTGGCGGTCGAGGCGCTGGCCGATTCGGGTCCGGCCGGGCCGCGGCCGATGCGCAGCCGGCTCACCGAGACGGAGCGCCTGCGGCATGGCAGCTTTGTCGAGAGCCTCGGAACAAACGCCGTCTGGCGGGAATACCTGGAACCGTAG
- the coaE gene encoding dephospho-CoA kinase (Dephospho-CoA kinase (CoaE) performs the final step in coenzyme A biosynthesis.), with product MSAPGQSRRPVVLGLTGSIGMGKSATAAMFAARGVPVHDSDAAVHALYGPGGAAARAIGAAFPGTLTPEGGVDRPALRAAVLGDAEKLGRLEAIVHPLVQAESRAFLARNAGAPLVVLDIPLLFETGADARCDAVLVVTAPPEVQRARVLARPGMTEAAFEAIRAKQMPDAEKRARADFLIDTSRGFEHAEAEVGRIVEELASRTR from the coding sequence ATGAGCGCTCCCGGCCAATCCCGCCGCCCCGTGGTGCTCGGCCTCACCGGCTCGATCGGCATGGGCAAATCGGCCACCGCCGCGATGTTCGCCGCCCGCGGCGTGCCGGTCCACGATTCGGACGCGGCGGTCCACGCCCTCTACGGGCCGGGCGGCGCGGCGGCGCGGGCGATCGGCGCGGCCTTTCCGGGCACCCTGACGCCGGAGGGGGGCGTCGACCGCCCGGCGCTCCGCGCGGCAGTACTGGGTGACGCGGAAAAGCTCGGCCGGCTCGAGGCGATCGTGCATCCGCTGGTCCAGGCCGAGAGCCGCGCCTTCCTCGCCCGCAACGCGGGGGCGCCGCTGGTCGTCCTCGACATCCCGCTGCTGTTCGAGACCGGGGCCGACGCCCGCTGCGACGCGGTCCTCGTCGTCACGGCCCCGCCCGAGGTCCAGCGCGCCCGCGTGCTCGCCCGCCCCGGCATGACCGAGGCCGCGTTCGAGGCGATCCGCGCCAAGCAGATGCCGGATGCCGAGAAGCGGGCGCGGGCGGACTTTTTGATCGACACGAGCCGCGGGTTCGAACACGCGGAAGCCGAGGTGGGGCGGATCGTCGAGGAGTTGGCGAGTCGAACCCGCTGA
- a CDS encoding shikimate dehydrogenase: MTVRAFVVGHPIRHSRSPLIHGHWLAEHGLAGTYERIDVAPDAFEAFVRGLPGSGFAGGNVTIPHKEAAYRLADSLTERAKKIGAVNTLIVEGDRVRGDNTDAPGFIAHLDQSLGRSPDQDWPERSGGTALVLGAGGAARAIVVGLVERGMRVRVANRSPERARALAELDPDHVEALAWEAVPEALPDTGLLVNTTSLGMAGHPPLALDLAPLPSRAAVADIVYVPLETPLLAAARARGLAAVDGLGMLLHQAVPGFEAWFGLRPAVTPALREKIVADLAAR; this comes from the coding sequence ATGACAGTCAGGGCCTTCGTCGTCGGCCACCCGATCCGGCATTCCCGCTCGCCGCTGATCCACGGCCACTGGCTCGCCGAGCACGGGCTTGCCGGCACCTACGAGCGCATCGACGTGGCGCCGGACGCCTTCGAAGCGTTCGTCCGCGGGCTGCCCGGTTCGGGCTTTGCCGGCGGCAACGTCACGATTCCGCACAAGGAGGCGGCCTATCGCCTCGCCGACTCCCTGACGGAGCGCGCGAAGAAAATCGGCGCGGTGAACACGCTGATCGTCGAGGGCGACCGGGTTCGCGGCGACAACACTGACGCTCCGGGCTTCATCGCCCATCTCGACCAGAGCCTTGGCCGAAGCCCGGACCAGGACTGGCCCGAACGGAGCGGCGGGACCGCCCTGGTGCTCGGCGCGGGCGGGGCGGCGCGGGCCATCGTCGTCGGGCTTGTGGAGCGGGGAATGCGGGTCCGGGTCGCCAACCGCAGCCCCGAGCGGGCGCGGGCGCTCGCCGAACTCGACCCCGACCACGTCGAGGCACTGGCCTGGGAGGCGGTGCCGGAGGCGCTCCCCGACACCGGACTTCTCGTCAACACCACCTCGCTCGGCATGGCCGGGCACCCGCCGCTCGCTCTCGACCTCGCCCCGCTCCCGAGCCGCGCGGCGGTGGCCGACATCGTCTACGTGCCGCTGGAAACGCCGCTCCTCGCCGCGGCGCGGGCGCGGGGGCTCGCCGCGGTCGACGGGCTCGGCATGCTGCTGCACCAGGCGGTGCCGGGCTTCGAGGCGTGGTTCGGCCTGCGTCCCGCCGTCACGCCGGCCCTGCGCGAGAAAATCGTCGCGGATCTCGCCGCGCGATGA
- a CDS encoding cation diffusion facilitator family transporter, with amino-acid sequence MDDHRQDHRDDHAHPDHGHDHAGQGHRHAHDHGHGGHGHVHAPKNFGPAFAIGIALNLGFVGVEALYGWLSNSMALVADAGHNLSDVLGLVAAWIAAVLVKRAPSARFTYGLRGSSILAALFNAVVLLVATGGIIVEAVQRFLEPAPVAGATVMVVAGIGILINGFTAWLFASGAGGDINIRGAYLHMVADAAVSAGVVLAGLVILATGFDWLDPLVSLVIAALIIVATWGLLRDSVAMSLAAVPPGIDPEAVRACLAARPGVRGLHDLHIWPMSTTEPALTAHLVVAGEANHGLFLKETADELRERFGIGHATLQLEIEGETACTLPKGCVA; translated from the coding sequence ATGGACGATCATCGGCAGGATCACCGGGACGACCACGCCCATCCGGATCACGGCCACGATCATGCCGGGCAGGGGCACCGCCATGCCCACGATCACGGCCATGGGGGCCACGGGCACGTTCACGCGCCGAAAAATTTCGGACCGGCCTTCGCCATCGGCATCGCGCTGAATCTCGGCTTCGTCGGCGTCGAGGCGCTCTACGGCTGGCTGTCGAACTCGATGGCGCTCGTGGCCGATGCCGGCCACAACCTCTCCGACGTGCTCGGGCTCGTCGCCGCCTGGATCGCCGCGGTGCTGGTGAAGCGCGCACCGTCGGCCCGCTTCACCTACGGCCTGCGCGGCTCCTCGATCCTCGCCGCCCTGTTCAACGCGGTGGTGCTACTGGTGGCCACCGGCGGCATCATCGTCGAGGCGGTGCAGCGCTTCCTCGAGCCGGCGCCGGTCGCCGGCGCGACGGTGATGGTGGTGGCCGGGATCGGCATCCTCATCAACGGCTTCACCGCGTGGCTGTTCGCCTCGGGCGCGGGGGGCGACATCAACATCCGCGGCGCCTACCTGCACATGGTCGCCGACGCGGCGGTCTCGGCCGGCGTGGTGCTGGCGGGCCTCGTCATCCTCGCCACCGGCTTCGACTGGCTCGACCCGCTGGTGAGCCTCGTCATCGCCGCGCTCATCATCGTCGCGACCTGGGGCTTGCTGCGCGACAGCGTGGCGATGTCGCTCGCCGCGGTGCCGCCCGGCATCGACCCGGAGGCAGTGCGCGCCTGTCTGGCCGCCCGCCCCGGCGTGCGCGGCCTGCACGACCTGCACATCTGGCCGATGAGCACCACCGAGCCGGCGCTCACCGCCCATCTCGTCGTGGCGGGCGAGGCGAACCACGGCCTCTTCCTCAAGGAGACGGCGGACGAGCTGCGGGAGCGCTTCGGGATCGGCCACGCCACCCTCCAGCTCGAGATCGAGGGGGAGACCGCCTGCACGCTGCCGAAGGGCTGCGTCGCGTGA
- a CDS encoding Maf family protein: protein MNASALWRPPAPLLLASASATRRDLLTGAGLPVETAPARIDERALEAEGGDISPVELARRLARAKAQEVAARHPGRVVIGADQVLECEGRVFHKPADLAAAHDHLTRLQGRSHALHSAVAILRDGRAEAFVEQDFVETARLTMRPLDAAAIDTYLRLAGAAVTTSVGAYQLEGLGIHLFERVEGDHSTILGLPLTPLLGRLRGLGLLAF, encoded by the coding sequence GTGAACGCCTCTGCTCTCTGGCGCCCCCCCGCGCCCCTCCTCCTCGCCTCGGCGAGCGCCACCCGGCGCGACCTCCTGACGGGGGCCGGCCTTCCGGTGGAGACGGCGCCCGCGCGGATCGACGAGCGCGCCCTCGAAGCCGAGGGCGGCGACATCAGCCCGGTTGAGCTGGCCCGGCGGCTCGCCCGCGCCAAGGCGCAGGAGGTGGCGGCCCGCCACCCCGGCCGCGTCGTGATCGGCGCCGACCAAGTGCTCGAATGCGAGGGCCGCGTCTTCCACAAGCCCGCCGACCTCGCGGCCGCGCACGACCACCTGACCCGGCTCCAGGGCCGTTCCCACGCGCTGCATTCGGCGGTGGCGATCCTGCGGGACGGCCGGGCGGAGGCGTTCGTCGAGCAGGACTTCGTGGAGACGGCGCGGCTGACCATGCGCCCCCTCGATGCGGCGGCCATCGACACCTATCTGCGGCTCGCGGGCGCGGCGGTGACCACGTCGGTCGGTGCCTACCAGCTCGAAGGGCTCGGCATCCACCTGTTCGAGCGGGTCGAGGGCGACCATTCGACGATCCTCGGCCTGCCGCTGACGCCGCTTCTGGGGCGGCTGCGGGGCCTGGGCCTGCTGGCGTTCTGA
- a CDS encoding glycosyltransferase family 61 protein, producing MDNAALAAADLRETVQAGRGRCTDLSLSYRDWAPPPELLIGAVTPTLLRVYHEQTTVLGTSLYELPGAEVTEEGVILLDGVFQYASQLNIFPVNFEDHFRAVAARLPDLRRVDVEAPVVLLTGMGHQMYGHWLVDFLPKLFLLHRAGHDITRLSYLLPADTPDFARVWLGLLGIGEDRLVVYDRTRDRVACRRLLVPTALRFVSRASPLMRQARRFLLERAAPGPRRQRRWQAPWTLGRRREKPGTEKILISRSDNADTHNRRTLAERALFEETALARGFTRVRPERLSVPEQIALFRSAGTIIGEYGSGLHGSLFAPPGTTVVALRDNGLELGFLQSSIDHALGHAGGYVIGSERTGEGFFSVAPQDIDFLFDWLDWRGLR from the coding sequence ATGGACAACGCGGCGCTCGCCGCGGCCGATCTGCGCGAGACCGTCCAGGCCGGGCGCGGGCGCTGCACCGATCTAAGCCTGTCCTATCGGGACTGGGCGCCCCCGCCCGAGCTGCTGATCGGCGCGGTGACGCCGACGCTGCTGCGCGTCTATCACGAGCAGACCACCGTGCTCGGCACGAGCCTCTACGAGCTGCCGGGGGCGGAGGTGACGGAGGAGGGCGTGATCCTCCTCGACGGCGTGTTCCAGTACGCCAGCCAGCTCAACATCTTCCCCGTCAATTTCGAGGATCATTTCCGCGCCGTCGCCGCGCGGCTCCCCGATCTGCGCCGGGTCGACGTCGAGGCGCCGGTCGTGCTGCTGACCGGGATGGGCCACCAGATGTACGGCCACTGGCTGGTCGATTTCCTGCCCAAGCTCTTCCTGCTCCACCGGGCCGGCCACGACATCACGCGGCTCAGCTACCTCCTGCCCGCCGACACGCCGGATTTCGCCCGGGTCTGGCTCGGTCTGCTCGGCATCGGAGAGGACCGCCTCGTCGTCTACGACCGCACCCGGGACCGCGTCGCCTGCCGCCGGCTCCTCGTGCCGACGGCGCTGCGCTTCGTCAGCCGCGCCTCGCCGCTGATGCGGCAGGCTCGCCGCTTCCTGCTCGAACGCGCGGCGCCCGGTCCTCGCCGGCAGCGTCGTTGGCAGGCTCCTTGGACGCTCGGCCGCCGACGCGAGAAGCCGGGGACGGAAAAGATCCTGATCTCCCGCTCGGACAATGCCGATACGCACAACCGCCGCACCCTGGCGGAGCGGGCCCTGTTCGAGGAGACGGCGCTCGCCCGCGGCTTCACCCGCGTCAGGCCCGAGCGGTTGAGCGTGCCCGAGCAGATCGCCCTGTTCCGCTCGGCCGGTACGATCATCGGCGAATACGGTTCGGGGCTGCACGGATCGCTGTTCGCGCCCCCCGGCACCACCGTGGTGGCCCTGCGCGACAACGGGCTCGAACTCGGCTTCCTGCAGAGCTCCATCGACCACGCGCTCGGCCATGCCGGCGGCTACGTGATCGGGTCGGAACGCACGGGGGAGGGGTTCTTCTCCGTGGCGCCGCAGGATATCGACTTCCTGTTTGACTGGCTCGACTGGCGCGGCCTGCGCTGA
- a CDS encoding pyruvate, water dikinase regulatory protein, protein MSRSYFHLHLVSDSTGETLINVGRAAAVQYEGISAIEHVYPLVRSGAQLERVISEIKAAPGLVLYTLVGHELIERLEEACRETGSPTLNVLQPVHALLRSYLGATSTERPGAQHMLNAEYFKRIDAMNFTLAHDDGNLPADLDEADVVLVGVSRTSKTPTSIYLANRGLKTANLPLVPSMPLPPSFDRVKKALIVGLIASPERIVQIRQNRLLSLKADDNSSYVDRESVADEIAASRRLCAKYRWPTIDVTRRSIEETAAAILDLYREHRLKFIAT, encoded by the coding sequence ATGAGCCGCAGCTACTTCCATCTCCACCTCGTTTCGGACTCCACCGGCGAGACCCTGATCAATGTCGGGCGCGCCGCGGCGGTGCAGTACGAGGGGATCTCGGCGATCGAGCACGTCTACCCGCTGGTGCGCTCGGGCGCGCAGCTCGAACGGGTGATCTCGGAGATCAAGGCGGCGCCGGGCCTCGTGCTCTACACGCTGGTCGGCCACGAACTGATCGAGCGCCTGGAGGAGGCCTGCCGCGAGACCGGCTCGCCGACGCTCAACGTGCTTCAGCCGGTGCACGCGCTCTTGCGCTCCTATCTCGGCGCGACCTCGACCGAGCGGCCGGGCGCCCAGCACATGCTCAACGCCGAGTACTTCAAGCGCATCGACGCGATGAACTTCACCCTGGCCCACGACGACGGCAACCTGCCGGCGGATCTCGACGAGGCCGATGTGGTGCTGGTCGGCGTCAGCCGCACCTCGAAGACGCCGACCTCGATCTATCTCGCCAATCGCGGGCTCAAGACCGCGAACCTGCCGCTCGTGCCCTCGATGCCGCTGCCGCCGAGCTTCGACCGGGTGAAGAAGGCGCTGATCGTCGGGCTGATCGCCAGCCCCGAGCGGATCGTGCAGATCCGCCAGAACCGCCTGCTCAGCCTCAAGGCCGACGACAATTCCTCCTACGTCGATCGGGAATCGGTGGCCGACGAGATCGCCGCCTCGCGCCGGCTCTGCGCCAAGTACCGCTGGCCGACCATCGACGTGACCCGCCGCTCGATCGAGGAGACGGCGGCCGCGATCCTCGATCTCTACCGCGAGCACCGCCTCAAGTTCATCGCGACCTGA
- the hemE gene encoding uroporphyrinogen decarboxylase → MAEARTADRPVLRVLSGEAISPPPAWMMRQAGRYLPEYRATRAEAGSFLDLCYNPAFATEVTLQPIRRFGFEASILFSDILVVPHALGQDVRFVEGEGPRLDALEGRAQFERLREAGDPAIFSHLAPVFEAVERIRGALPHETTLLGFCGAPWTVASYMIGGRGTPDLAPARALAASDPALLDALLDRLVTVQTEYLVRQFRAGADAVQIFESHAGVLPASSDGDALKRFSLGPIARMVEGIRAQVPDAKIIVFARGSGLEGHARVIPETGADAVGVDWGVDLAALRARVPATTVTQGNLHPETLIEGGRALDAAVDAILAATEGLPHIFNLGHGITPQTPIAHVEQMLARLRGGR, encoded by the coding sequence ATGGCCGAGGCAAGGACGGCGGACAGGCCGGTGCTGCGGGTGCTGTCGGGCGAGGCGATCTCCCCGCCCCCGGCCTGGATGATGCGCCAAGCCGGCCGGTACCTGCCGGAATACCGGGCGACCCGGGCGGAAGCCGGCTCCTTCCTCGATCTCTGCTACAATCCGGCCTTCGCCACCGAGGTGACGCTCCAGCCGATCCGCCGCTTCGGCTTCGAGGCCTCGATCCTGTTCTCCGACATCCTCGTGGTGCCCCACGCCCTGGGCCAGGACGTGCGCTTCGTCGAGGGCGAGGGTCCGCGCCTCGACGCGCTCGAAGGCAGGGCGCAGTTCGAGCGCCTGCGCGAGGCGGGCGACCCGGCGATTTTTTCGCATCTGGCGCCGGTCTTCGAGGCGGTGGAGCGGATCCGCGGGGCGCTCCCCCACGAGACCACGCTGCTCGGCTTCTGCGGCGCGCCGTGGACGGTCGCGAGCTACATGATCGGCGGGCGCGGCACGCCGGATCTCGCCCCGGCCCGGGCGCTGGCGGCCTCCGATCCGGCGCTTCTCGATGCGCTGCTCGACCGGCTGGTCACCGTCCAGACCGAGTACCTCGTGCGCCAGTTCCGCGCCGGCGCCGACGCGGTGCAGATCTTCGAGTCCCATGCCGGCGTGCTGCCGGCTTCGAGCGACGGCGACGCGCTCAAGCGCTTCTCCCTCGGTCCGATCGCGCGGATGGTCGAGGGCATCCGCGCGCAGGTGCCGGATGCGAAGATCATCGTCTTCGCCCGCGGCTCGGGTCTCGAGGGCCATGCCCGCGTCATCCCCGAGACCGGCGCGGATGCCGTCGGCGTCGATTGGGGGGTCGATCTCGCGGCCCTGCGCGCCCGTGTGCCGGCCACGACGGTGACTCAGGGCAACCTCCACCCCGAGACGCTGATCGAGGGCGGGCGGGCCCTGGACGCGGCCGTGGACGCCATCCTGGCGGCGACCGAGGGGCTGCCGCACATCTTCAACCTCGGCCACGGCATCACCCCGCAGACGCCGATCGCCCATGTCGAGCAGATGCTGGCCCGGCTCCGGGGCGGGCGGTGA
- a CDS encoding NUDIX hydrolase, whose translation MSRIRVAALALVRRAAGGEALLVVRKRGSTRFMLPGGKFEGGETDAACLARELREELGLTFDPGTAIGLGRFEAEAANEPGYVVEASVYRQEAVPGLNPVCGAEIEETAWLALNPSADDSAMPLAPLLTRELLPRLRAASPSRSPSPGA comes from the coding sequence GTGAGCCGCATCCGCGTCGCCGCCCTGGCACTGGTGCGGCGGGCGGCCGGGGGCGAGGCTTTGCTGGTGGTGCGCAAGCGCGGCAGCACGCGCTTCATGCTGCCCGGCGGCAAGTTCGAGGGCGGTGAGACCGACGCAGCCTGCCTCGCCCGCGAGTTGCGGGAGGAATTGGGCCTCACCTTCGATCCGGGGACGGCGATCGGCCTCGGCCGGTTCGAGGCGGAGGCGGCCAACGAGCCCGGCTACGTCGTCGAGGCGAGCGTCTACCGGCAGGAGGCCGTGCCCGGCCTGAACCCGGTCTGCGGCGCGGAGATCGAGGAAACCGCCTGGCTCGCCCTGAACCCTTCGGCGGACGATTCGGCGATGCCGCTCGCGCCGCTCCTCACCCGAGAGCTTCTGCCGCGCCTGCGCGCGGCATCCCCGTCACGGAGTCCCTCACCCGGTGCTTGA
- the hemJ gene encoding protoporphyrinogen oxidase HemJ, whose protein sequence is MLDASYPWIKAFHVIAVISWMAAMLYLPRLFVNHAALPAGSRVQSETFKGMERRLLKAIMTPAMIVTWILGLWLAWQSGYYAAPWLHAKFALVLAMSGVHGFLARTVKDFAADRNTRGPNFYRVINEVPTLLMIGIVILAIVKPFS, encoded by the coding sequence GTGCTTGACGCTTCGTACCCCTGGATCAAGGCCTTCCACGTCATTGCGGTTATCTCGTGGATGGCGGCGATGCTCTACCTGCCGCGCCTGTTCGTGAACCACGCGGCCCTGCCCGCCGGCTCGCGGGTGCAGTCCGAGACCTTCAAAGGCATGGAGCGGCGCCTGCTCAAGGCGATCATGACCCCGGCCATGATCGTCACCTGGATCCTCGGCCTGTGGCTCGCGTGGCAGAGCGGCTACTACGCCGCGCCCTGGCTGCACGCGAAATTCGCCCTGGTGCTGGCGATGAGCGGCGTGCACGGCTTCCTCGCCCGCACGGTCAAGGACTTCGCCGCCGACCGCAACACGCGGGGCCCCAACTTCTACCGGGTGATCAACGAGGTACCGACGCTGCTGATGATCGGCATCGTCATCCTCGCGATCGTGAAGCCCTTTAGCTGA
- a CDS encoding lysozyme inhibitor LprI family protein — protein sequence MRVPFLALSLALSLAAASPAAAASFPCAKAETPDEKTICDTRSLNDLDVEMAVRFDILKDLLPMGNRTKMQEDQEAWLKDRRACGTDVACLTAAYEGRLKILRAVLSEFAKQGGQ from the coding sequence ATGCGTGTCCCGTTCCTCGCCCTGAGCCTTGCTCTGAGTCTTGCCGCGGCCTCGCCCGCGGCGGCGGCGAGCTTTCCCTGCGCCAAGGCCGAGACGCCGGACGAGAAGACGATCTGCGACACCCGCAGCCTCAACGATCTCGACGTCGAGATGGCGGTGCGCTTCGACATCCTCAAAGACCTGCTGCCGATGGGCAACCGCACCAAGATGCAGGAGGATCAGGAGGCCTGGCTCAAGGACCGCCGCGCCTGCGGCACCGACGTCGCCTGCCTCACGGCGGCCTACGAGGGCCGGCTCAAGATTCTTCGCGCCGTTCTGTCGGAGTTTGCCAAGCAGGGCGGGCAGTAG